One genomic segment of Acidobacteriota bacterium includes these proteins:
- a CDS encoding HAD family hydrolase, producing MPLSASSKLLILDVDETLIFGTEHQLERSPDFQVFGYSIYKRPGVDEFLTFCFDRFRVAIWSSSSEDYVQAVAAHLIPAGHQLEFIWSRKQCTLSYDYDLRDHFWTKKLVKAKRKGYNLEQMIVVDDSPEKHVHNYGNLVKIKAFHGGLDDGELFHLMPYLKHLDQFPNIRTIEKRWWRNSF from the coding sequence ATGCCACTTTCCGCTTCTTCAAAACTCCTGATCCTGGATGTGGATGAAACGCTGATCTTTGGGACAGAACATCAACTCGAACGCTCGCCTGACTTTCAGGTTTTTGGCTATTCGATTTACAAGCGCCCCGGCGTGGACGAGTTCCTGACATTTTGCTTTGACCGTTTCCGGGTCGCCATCTGGTCGTCTTCAAGCGAAGACTATGTCCAGGCAGTTGCAGCTCATTTGATTCCAGCAGGCCACCAGCTTGAATTCATCTGGTCGCGCAAGCAGTGTACCCTGAGTTATGACTATGACCTTCGTGACCATTTCTGGACCAAAAAACTGGTGAAAGCCAAACGCAAAGGATATAACCTGGAGCAAATGATTGTCGTTGATGACAGCCCCGAAAAACATGTGCATAACTATGGCAACCTTGTGAAAATAAAAGCGTTCCACGGTGGACTGGATGATGGTGAGTTATTCCACTTAATGCCCTATTTGAAGCATTTAGACCAGTTTCCGAATATCAGAACCATTGAAAAACGCTGGTGGCGAAATTCCTTTTGA